A genomic window from Flavobacterium sp. I3-2 includes:
- a CDS encoding AAA family ATPase, producing the protein MKLQKAQRHQVKLKIGLSGPSGYGKTYSALLLAYGITEDWSKIAIVDTENNSASLYSHLGEFNVLTLLEPFSPERYIEAINICENADIEVIIVDSISHEWQGKGGCLEIHEMLGGRFNDWAKVTPRHNSFLDAIIQSKCHVITTTRRKVDYSLDQDNNGKTKVTKLGTKEITREGFEYELTVNFEFLNDKHLVNASKDRTGLFAGKPEFVINSSTGKKLKEWCQQGISLDQIKMSIYACTTEDELKTIYAEHIVHRKEIYDDIVRRKTELDFTTNTIINDNVINA; encoded by the coding sequence ATGAAATTACAGAAAGCACAAAGACATCAGGTAAAATTAAAAATTGGTTTAAGCGGACCGAGTGGCTATGGTAAAACTTATTCAGCATTACTGCTAGCGTATGGTATTACAGAAGATTGGAGCAAGATTGCAATCGTTGATACTGAGAATAATAGCGCTAGCTTGTACTCTCACTTGGGCGAATTTAATGTTTTAACGCTGTTAGAGCCATTTTCTCCTGAAAGGTATATAGAAGCAATTAATATATGTGAAAATGCTGATATTGAGGTGATAATCGTAGATAGTATTAGTCACGAATGGCAAGGAAAAGGTGGGTGTTTAGAGATCCATGAAATGCTTGGAGGTAGATTTAACGATTGGGCTAAAGTAACACCGAGGCACAATTCATTCTTAGATGCGATTATTCAGTCCAAATGCCACGTCATAACAACTACAAGACGAAAGGTAGATTATTCATTAGACCAAGATAATAATGGTAAAACGAAGGTTACAAAACTTGGTACGAAAGAGATTACTCGTGAAGGTTTTGAATATGAATTGACTGTAAACTTTGAGTTTCTTAATGATAAACATTTAGTGAATGCTTCTAAAGATAGAACAGGACTGTTTGCAGGAAAGCCTGAGTTTGTAATTAATTCAAGTACAGGTAAAAAACTTAAAGAATGGTGTCAACAAGGTATTTCGCTTGACCAAATTAAGATGAGTATTTATGCTTGTACAACTGAGGATGAGTTAAAAACTATCTATGCTGAGCATATTGTACACCGTAAAGAAATTTATGATGATATAGTACGAAGAAAAACTGAGTTAGATTTCACCACAAACACAATTATCAACGATAACGTTATTAACGCTTAA
- a CDS encoding site-specific integrase: protein MQSKKLSVLFYLSKAKVNTRGLAPLTCRITLDKKRKEFSTGYYVSEDNWDASKQLIISKSIELKTINSQLNQISQLLLQHFNNLLLQKSVFDVNDVYNLYKSNSDTTVTYLLEFYFDYLKRLEKLIGVEIKKATWKKHENAYSNLKGYIQSTYKGNDLKIQTIDLAFVKDYEFYLKTKRKLSQATINKVLQRFKKMLVYAIERNVIEHHPFIGYRFNLTKKQIVYLTTDELKSFENLKPVMPRLQLVKDLFVFCCYTGLAFNEMGNLSNSHIIKGFDGKYWISILREKTLKNVSIPLLPKAEVILKKYSSKENLIFPKISNQKFNAYIKELSEDALIDKVITHHTARKTFASTVLLYNDVPMEIVSELLGHSSIKVTQESYAKLSNRKVSETMKRLSTILK from the coding sequence ATGCAGTCAAAAAAATTAAGTGTATTGTTTTATTTGTCTAAAGCAAAAGTAAACACTAGGGGCTTAGCACCTTTAACTTGTCGAATCACTCTAGATAAAAAGCGAAAAGAGTTTAGTACAGGATATTATGTTTCTGAAGACAATTGGGATGCTTCTAAACAGTTAATTATCTCAAAGTCTATCGAATTAAAGACTATAAATTCACAGTTGAATCAAATAAGTCAACTTTTGTTGCAACATTTTAATAATCTACTATTGCAAAAGAGTGTTTTTGATGTTAACGATGTTTATAATTTGTACAAATCAAACTCTGACACAACGGTTACTTATTTGTTAGAGTTTTACTTTGACTATCTAAAGCGATTAGAAAAGCTTATCGGGGTTGAAATTAAAAAAGCTACATGGAAAAAACACGAAAATGCCTATTCTAATCTTAAAGGTTATATTCAATCTACTTACAAAGGAAATGATTTAAAAATTCAAACCATTGATTTGGCTTTTGTTAAGGATTATGAATTTTACCTTAAAACAAAACGTAAGTTGTCTCAAGCTACTATTAATAAGGTTCTACAGAGGTTTAAAAAAATGCTTGTTTATGCAATTGAACGTAATGTAATTGAACACCACCCATTTATTGGTTACAGATTTAACTTAACTAAGAAGCAAATAGTGTACTTAACTACAGATGAATTAAAATCTTTCGAAAACTTAAAACCTGTAATGCCTAGATTACAATTAGTAAAGGATTTATTCGTATTCTGCTGTTATACAGGTTTAGCTTTTAATGAAATGGGAAACCTTTCAAATTCTCATATTATAAAAGGTTTTGACGGTAAATATTGGATTTCTATTTTACGAGAGAAAACTCTCAAAAATGTTTCTATTCCTTTATTACCTAAAGCAGAGGTTATTCTTAAAAAATATTCAAGTAAAGAGAATCTAATATTTCCCAAAATTTCTAACCAAAAATTTAATGCTTATATTAAAGAGTTATCTGAAGATGCTTTAATTGATAAGGTTATAACTCATCATACAGCCCGTAAGACTTTTGCAAGCACCGTTCTATTATATAATGATGTTCCTATGGAAATTGTATCTGAATTACTTGGGCACTCAAGTATTAAAGTAACTCAAGAAAGTTACGCTAAACTGTCTAATAGAAAAGTTAGTGAAACTATGAAACGATTGAGTACAATTCTTAAGTAG
- a CDS encoding primase-helicase family protein — protein MKLNLKELFEAIFKIEGDKVEVHQLTLISVIEQLGFGICRDEESPYNNQLLNKVDNLIEIYNEKNLGFKLIQLMKESDVDSRFIEKFIRGCSGYVASNKLQLLKTIELDLIRDTRTETFIPFRNVMIKITELGYEIIDYKNLQGSILADSRIKRDFIQVDSSKDSNFKRFCELITGENPKRLEALKSVMGYLLHNNKEAKENKAIIIYDAELGNRLTANGGNGKTLLINGALKQLRNVIQIDGKSYDPRSNRFLYQGVTPSTNIILFDDVNQAFNFEHIFSVVTGDLKVEKKNKQSFDIDYKHAPKFVITSNQEVKMPIGSSSRRRKVELIIDNFFNEENTPMDYFNEVFFSSDWSGENFCRFFMFMFDSIKTYHEKGVFEYKCPLLLNAKIKKIVGNEFFTFLEEDLIDYYGEWILKSEVITQLKDEYNFTMSPHSATKMIKKYCDLKGMLYQEKNSGGKLQFMVSVPNSSAEKVILTKDTEKVVENTIEVSTEVNEVESTENMLSNE, from the coding sequence ATGAAATTAAATTTAAAAGAGCTTTTCGAAGCTATATTCAAAATTGAAGGGGATAAGGTTGAAGTACACCAATTAACATTAATTAGCGTGATTGAACAGTTAGGTTTCGGAATCTGTCGAGATGAGGAAAGTCCTTACAATAATCAACTGTTAAATAAGGTAGATAATCTAATCGAGATATATAATGAAAAAAATTTAGGTTTTAAATTAATTCAATTAATGAAGGAGTCGGATGTTGATTCTCGTTTCATAGAAAAATTTATCAGAGGTTGCTCTGGATATGTAGCTTCAAACAAGTTACAATTACTAAAAACGATTGAACTTGATTTAATTAGAGATACAAGGACTGAAACATTTATTCCGTTTAGGAATGTAATGATCAAAATTACAGAATTAGGTTATGAAATCATAGATTATAAGAATTTGCAAGGTTCAATTCTTGCTGACTCACGAATTAAACGTGATTTTATACAGGTAGATTCTTCAAAAGACTCAAATTTCAAAAGGTTTTGTGAGTTAATTACAGGTGAGAATCCTAAAAGATTAGAAGCTTTGAAGTCTGTAATGGGGTATTTACTTCATAATAATAAGGAGGCTAAGGAAAATAAGGCGATTATAATTTATGATGCTGAATTGGGTAATCGTTTAACAGCTAATGGTGGAAATGGTAAGACGTTATTGATAAATGGTGCACTTAAACAACTAAGAAATGTAATACAGATTGATGGTAAGTCTTATGACCCAAGGTCAAATAGGTTTTTATATCAAGGGGTTACTCCATCAACAAATATAATTTTGTTTGACGATGTTAATCAGGCATTCAACTTTGAACATATCTTTTCAGTTGTTACAGGTGACTTAAAAGTGGAAAAGAAGAATAAGCAATCTTTTGATATTGATTATAAACATGCTCCAAAATTCGTAATTACATCTAATCAAGAGGTAAAAATGCCAATTGGTTCATCATCTAGACGTAGAAAGGTTGAGTTAATAATCGACAATTTTTTTAATGAAGAGAATACTCCTATGGATTACTTTAATGAAGTGTTTTTCTCAAGTGATTGGAGTGGTGAAAATTTTTGTAGGTTTTTTATGTTCATGTTTGATTCCATTAAAACTTATCATGAAAAAGGCGTATTTGAATACAAATGTCCCTTGCTTTTAAATGCGAAAATTAAAAAAATTGTAGGGAATGAGTTTTTTACATTTTTAGAAGAGGACTTAATAGACTATTACGGTGAATGGATTTTAAAAAGTGAAGTAATTACTCAGCTTAAAGATGAGTACAATTTCACAATGTCACCACATTCTGCGACTAAGATGATAAAAAAGTATTGTGACCTTAAAGGTATGCTTTATCAAGAGAAGAACTCAGGAGGTAAGTTACAGTTTATGGTTTCAGTACCTAATTCAAGTGCAGAAAAGGTTATACTTACTAAAGATACTGAGAAGGTAGTTGAAAATACTATTGAAGTTTCTACAGAGGTTAATGAGGTTGAATCTACTGAAAATATGTTGTCTAATGAATAA
- the hsdR gene encoding EcoAI/FtnUII family type I restriction enzme subunit R has protein sequence MRNESETRAELIDPLLTTKGWGVNNSVVKREFPINLGRLLGNGKRSKADKADYILQYKYKNVAVIEAKAEGKHFTEGLAQAKHYATMLNVRFAYATNGLKYYEVDTLTGKEQEVATIPTPDELWFRLFNEEQKEAPKVYDWKQKLASTPFESKGGAWQPRYYQQNAIDKALDAIAEGKQRILLTLATGTGKTAVAFQISWKLFQNRWNINGDGKRSPRILFLADRNILANQAFNSFSAFEEDALVRISVKEVNKRGSVPKNGSVFFTIFQTFMSGPNDTPNFGQYPEDYFDLIIIDECHRGGANDESSWREILEYFSPAVQLGLTATPKRDLNGDTYAYFGKPVYTYSLKEGINDGFLTPFRVKQIDTNIDTYTYTQDDIVEVGEVQEGREYGLNDFNRTLVITEREKHLVKVFMDQMNHNEKTIVFCATQEHALDVRDLINQYTSVKNPNYCQRVTANDGKLGEQHLDDFVDDEKTIPTVLTTSQKLSTGVDATEVKNIVLLRPVNSMIEFKQIIGRGTRLHARKDYFTIYDFVKAYKHFKDPQWDGDPEDVIDIESTDKPSKEKKLCGYCGKSPCVCEKQPNEACELCELCGYTECRCNTEPKKVVKIKLSDGKVRQLQSMTTVTFWDASGQPITDVEFLQSLFGELPALFQDQEKLRELWKDVSTRKKLLESLSEKGYTYEQLKEFQKVIRAENADLYDVLTYVAYNSDIVDRKERAKFVKDNLSKYTDKQQEFIDFVLGQYVEHGVSELDDAKLGDLLVLKYHSIKDAKNVLGDIPTIRNTFMTFQQYLY, from the coding sequence ATGAGAAATGAATCTGAAACACGTGCCGAGCTTATCGATCCATTACTAACCACCAAAGGTTGGGGAGTAAACAATAGTGTAGTAAAAAGAGAATTTCCTATCAATTTAGGTCGTTTGTTGGGTAATGGCAAACGTTCTAAAGCAGATAAGGCAGATTACATTTTACAATACAAATACAAGAATGTAGCTGTTATTGAAGCCAAAGCAGAAGGAAAACATTTTACCGAAGGTTTAGCACAAGCAAAGCATTATGCAACCATGCTAAATGTTCGTTTTGCGTATGCTACCAATGGTTTAAAATACTATGAGGTAGATACGCTTACAGGTAAAGAGCAAGAAGTTGCTACCATACCTACGCCTGATGAATTATGGTTTAGATTGTTTAATGAGGAGCAAAAAGAAGCTCCTAAAGTTTACGATTGGAAACAAAAGTTAGCTTCCACACCCTTTGAGTCGAAAGGAGGTGCATGGCAACCTCGTTATTATCAGCAAAATGCAATAGATAAAGCCTTAGATGCTATAGCTGAAGGGAAACAACGTATTTTACTCACTTTAGCTACTGGAACAGGAAAAACTGCTGTAGCTTTTCAAATATCATGGAAGTTGTTTCAAAACCGTTGGAACATCAATGGTGATGGCAAACGAAGTCCAAGAATCTTATTTTTAGCCGATAGAAACATACTTGCAAATCAGGCATTCAATAGCTTCAGTGCTTTTGAAGAAGATGCTTTGGTACGTATTTCGGTAAAAGAGGTGAATAAAAGAGGTTCAGTTCCTAAAAATGGTTCAGTATTCTTTACCATATTTCAAACATTTATGTCGGGACCGAACGACACGCCAAATTTCGGTCAATACCCAGAAGATTATTTCGATTTAATCATTATCGACGAATGTCACAGAGGTGGAGCTAATGATGAAAGTTCATGGAGAGAAATCTTAGAATATTTCAGTCCTGCTGTTCAATTAGGTTTAACAGCCACACCTAAACGTGATTTAAACGGAGATACGTATGCTTATTTCGGAAAGCCTGTTTATACCTATTCGTTAAAAGAAGGTATAAACGACGGTTTCCTAACACCATTCCGAGTTAAGCAAATTGATACCAATATAGATACGTACACTTACACTCAAGATGATATTGTTGAGGTTGGTGAAGTTCAAGAAGGTAGAGAATACGGTTTAAATGACTTTAACAGAACTCTAGTTATAACTGAGCGTGAAAAGCATTTAGTAAAAGTATTTATGGATCAAATGAACCATAACGAAAAAACTATTGTATTCTGTGCTACTCAAGAACACGCTTTAGATGTTAGAGATTTAATCAATCAATATACTTCTGTAAAGAACCCTAATTATTGCCAACGTGTAACAGCGAATGATGGAAAATTAGGAGAACAGCATTTAGATGATTTTGTAGATGATGAAAAAACAATACCTACAGTATTAACCACATCACAAAAGTTGAGTACAGGTGTTGATGCTACAGAGGTTAAGAATATAGTACTCCTAAGACCTGTAAATTCTATGATTGAGTTCAAACAGATTATAGGTCGTGGAACTCGTTTACATGCTAGAAAAGATTACTTTACAATCTACGATTTTGTTAAAGCATACAAGCACTTTAAAGACCCTCAATGGGACGGTGACCCTGAAGATGTAATTGACATAGAAAGTACAGATAAACCGTCTAAAGAGAAGAAATTATGTGGTTATTGTGGTAAATCACCTTGTGTATGTGAAAAGCAACCAAATGAAGCATGTGAATTATGTGAATTATGTGGATATACAGAATGTAGATGTAATACGGAACCTAAAAAAGTAGTAAAGATTAAGTTGAGTGATGGTAAAGTTCGTCAATTACAATCTATGACTACAGTTACTTTTTGGGATGCTTCAGGACAACCAATTACTGATGTAGAATTTTTACAATCGCTATTCGGTGAATTACCTGCATTATTCCAAGATCAAGAAAAACTTCGTGAACTATGGAAAGATGTGAGTACACGTAAAAAGTTGTTAGAAAGTTTATCTGAGAAAGGGTACACTTACGAACAATTGAAAGAGTTTCAGAAAGTAATACGTGCTGAAAATGCTGATTTGTATGATGTACTTACTTATGTTGCTTACAATTCAGATATTGTAGATCGTAAAGAACGAGCTAAGTTTGTTAAAGACAATCTTTCTAAATACACAGATAAACAACAAGAATTCATTGATTTTGTCTTAGGTCAATACGTTGAGCATGGAGTTTCTGAATTAGATGATGCCAAATTAGGCGATTTGTTGGTATTAAAATACCACTCGATTAAGGACGCTAAAAACGTATTAGGTGATATACCAACCATTCGAAACACGTTTATGACGTTTCAACAGTATTTGTATTAA
- a CDS encoding DUF3871 family protein, producing MELVVSNQTNQVIEDSKIVNTSKTKFIEANTIEVSLSHLKEDCIIPVFAKDNETTISHTEFILAVKDALHSILGNNVELVPNIRVSHGIKGRIPSAIGKPAKELLEHEKTIYYERMAFVFEIPEISEVINGNRINLCVGGVRAYNQENLFTKKSIEKFKIFIGFQNTVCTNLCISTDGLLNDLRVSSTLELKEKVFELVKSYDRTSHLNSMRAMLNYSIEEEQFARLIGKMKMYNYQSKEVKKNLFPLAITDTQINSIVKDYHNDVDFMKEDDGTINLWNLYNLFTEANKSTYIDLNLERNVNAHDFINHLSKSLETNSYNWYTY from the coding sequence ATGGAATTAGTAGTATCAAACCAAACAAACCAAGTAATTGAAGATTCAAAAATTGTAAACACTTCAAAAACCAAATTTATAGAGGCTAACACAATAGAGGTTAGCCTTTCTCATTTAAAAGAGGATTGTATTATACCTGTATTTGCAAAGGATAATGAAACAACCATAAGTCACACTGAATTCATCTTAGCTGTTAAAGATGCACTTCATTCAATACTGGGTAATAACGTTGAGTTAGTGCCTAATATCAGGGTTTCTCATGGTATTAAAGGTCGAATTCCTAGTGCAATAGGCAAACCTGCAAAAGAGCTTTTAGAGCATGAAAAAACGATTTATTATGAACGTATGGCGTTTGTATTTGAAATACCAGAAATTTCAGAGGTTATAAACGGAAATCGTATTAATCTATGTGTCGGTGGTGTTCGTGCTTACAACCAAGAGAACTTATTCACTAAAAAGTCAATCGAAAAATTTAAAATATTCATTGGTTTTCAGAATACAGTATGTACAAACCTTTGTATTTCTACAGATGGGTTATTAAATGACCTTAGAGTTAGTTCAACATTGGAGCTCAAAGAAAAAGTGTTTGAATTAGTAAAATCTTATGATAGAACATCACATCTAAATTCTATGAGAGCAATGTTAAATTATAGTATAGAAGAAGAGCAGTTTGCACGTTTAATCGGTAAGATGAAGATGTACAATTACCAGAGTAAAGAGGTAAAGAAAAACTTGTTTCCTTTGGCAATCACAGACACACAAATTAATTCAATTGTAAAGGACTATCATAACGATGTGGACTTTATGAAAGAAGATGATGGCACAATTAACCTATGGAACCTATACAATCTTTTTACAGAGGCAAATAAAAGTACTTATATCGATTTAAACCTTGAACGTAATGTCAATGCGCACGACTTCATCAATCACCTGTCAAAATCGTTAGAAACCAACAGTTACAATTGGTACACCTATTAA
- a CDS encoding IS3 family transposase (programmed frameshift): MGTPKKKSAETFVKDIRNNTRRIFTAEQKILIVMEALRAETSIAELCRKYTITQSQFYKWNKEFLEAGKKRLSGDVTREATSGEVAELKRENARLKEMVADLVLRLRHCKKKFGYVRLAKQFKRYMRLTATEKHEIIQQVMRSELGVKGTLKEYGISRSTFYKWYQSYLENGFDGLKPKQRLTNRQWNSIPEIQKDLVVELALEYPELSSRELAFKITDEQGIYLSESSVYRILKQRGLIPAPNHILIAASNEFKDKTQFVHQMWQTDFTYFKIIGWGWYYLSTVLDDYSRYIIHWELCDSMKVEDVKRTVNTAIAKARLKTKQKPKLLSDNGPCYVSNELKTYLKDQLKMKQVHGKPMHPQTQGKIERYHRTMKNVVKLNHFYHPEELTQALNEFVENYNNNRYHESLNNLTPADVYYGRSDKILEQRAVIKQKTIAKRRQLYNQEKILNL; encoded by the exons ATGGGAACACCAAAGAAAAAATCCGCAGAAACTTTTGTAAAAGACATTCGTAATAATACCCGTCGTATTTTTACAGCAGAACAGAAGATTTTAATTGTAATGGAAGCTTTACGTGCAGAAACTTCTATAGCCGAATTATGTAGAAAATACACCATTACTCAATCTCAATTTTATAAATGGAATAAAGAATTCCTTGAGGCAGGTAAAAAACGTTTATCTGGTGATGTAACACGAGAAGCAACCAGCGGTGAAGTAGCTGAATTAAAGAGAGAAAACGCTCGTTTAAAAGAAATGGTAGCAGACTTAGTTCTACGCT TACGACATTGTAAAAAAAAGTTTGGATATGTTAGATTAGCAAAACAATTCAAACGTTATATGAGATTAACAGCTACTGAAAAACACGAAATTATTCAGCAGGTAATGCGAAGTGAACTCGGTGTAAAAGGAACTTTAAAAGAATATGGAATTTCTCGAAGTACTTTTTATAAATGGTACCAAAGTTATCTTGAAAATGGATTCGATGGCTTAAAACCAAAACAAAGATTAACCAATCGTCAATGGAATAGTATTCCAGAGATTCAAAAAGATTTAGTTGTTGAATTAGCTTTAGAGTATCCCGAATTATCATCAAGAGAATTGGCATTTAAAATTACCGATGAACAAGGGATTTATTTATCGGAATCCAGTGTATATCGTATCTTAAAGCAACGTGGATTGATTCCAGCTCCAAATCATATCTTAATAGCTGCGTCCAACGAATTTAAAGATAAAACACAATTTGTTCATCAGATGTGGCAGACTGATTTTACTTATTTTAAAATTATTGGATGGGGATGGTATTATTTAAGTACAGTTTTAGATGATTATAGCCGTTATATCATTCACTGGGAGTTGTGTGATTCTATGAAGGTTGAAGATGTAAAAAGAACAGTGAACACAGCTATTGCAAAGGCTCGATTAAAAACTAAACAGAAGCCAAAATTATTATCAGATAACGGTCCCTGTTATGTTTCAAACGAATTAAAAACGTATTTGAAAGATCAATTAAAAATGAAACAAGTTCATGGAAAACCAATGCATCCACAAACTCAAGGCAAAATTGAACGTTATCATAGAACAATGAAAAATGTGGTTAAACTGAATCATTTTTATCATCCAGAAGAATTAACTCAAGCTTTAAATGAATTTGTTGAAAATTACAATAATAACAGATATCACGAGTCTTTAAACAACTTAACACCAGCTGATGTATATTATGGAAGATCTGATAAAATACTTGAGCAAAGAGCCGTTATTAAACAAAAAACAATTGCGAAAAGAAGGCAATTGTATAATCAAGAAAAAATACTAAATTTATAA
- a CDS encoding helix-turn-helix domain-containing protein, whose protein sequence is MKKEELLKLIGNNIKVLRTEKGLSQVDLVGKIEGQIDTTNISRIEAGRTNPTVHTLYRIAVALDVELKDLVNL, encoded by the coding sequence ATGAAAAAAGAGGAATTACTCAAATTAATTGGAAATAACATCAAAGTATTAAGAACAGAAAAAGGGTTGTCACAAGTAGATTTAGTTGGAAAAATCGAAGGTCAAATCGACACTACAAATATTTCTAGAATTGAAGCAGGCAGAACAAACCCAACAGTTCATACACTTTACAGAATTGCTGTAGCATTAGATGTTGAACTGAAGGATTTGGTAAATTTATAA
- a CDS encoding site-specific integrase, whose translation MITFKFTIKTAKNLKGEYSIILHLIKDRTNTSLSLRKKCNYEDWSFETERLKKSHADHKQINALINKYSDRLNEIIHEFELDERPFTLQDVLISFKNKSGKQQTVSYTSFHEALIEEAKTAGKISTSSIEKEALRSIQRFYGRTEISFRDLSVNNIYKYQSHLNSINNSQSTIGIKMRTLRAVINKAIKREIIPATMYPFDKFKVSKIKESGKKEYLTEAELELLKSTDLESKNERIARDMFLLSFYGRGINFVDLMLLKKTDLHKGTINYRRRKTDVMISFKVNIFWEQKLLEYAAPSDSIYLFNIINNDQTDGNYIENRKQKYLKVYVNTPLKDILSKLEISKNITYYCARHSFATILKFNNISIDIIKEALGHKDIKSTMSYLNTLPSNTLDKMIDDVINF comes from the coding sequence ATGATTACATTCAAGTTTACAATTAAAACTGCTAAAAACCTAAAAGGCGAATATTCTATCATCTTGCACCTTATCAAGGATAGAACAAATACAAGTTTGTCTCTACGAAAAAAATGCAACTATGAGGATTGGTCTTTTGAAACTGAGCGATTAAAAAAAAGTCATGCAGACCACAAACAAATCAACGCTCTAATTAATAAATATTCAGATCGTTTAAATGAAATCATTCATGAATTTGAATTAGATGAACGACCATTTACATTACAAGATGTTCTGATAAGCTTTAAAAACAAATCGGGTAAACAACAAACCGTGAGTTATACCTCTTTTCATGAAGCATTAATTGAGGAAGCAAAAACCGCCGGTAAAATTTCTACCTCATCTATTGAAAAGGAAGCTTTGAGATCAATCCAACGTTTTTATGGTCGAACAGAAATATCATTTCGTGATTTATCAGTTAACAATATATACAAATATCAATCTCACTTAAATTCAATCAATAACAGCCAAAGCACTATTGGTATCAAAATGAGAACTTTAAGAGCTGTAATAAACAAAGCTATTAAAAGAGAAATTATTCCTGCAACAATGTATCCGTTCGATAAGTTCAAAGTTTCCAAAATTAAGGAATCTGGAAAAAAGGAATATTTGACAGAAGCGGAACTGGAACTGTTAAAGTCAACGGATTTGGAATCGAAAAACGAACGTATTGCTCGTGATATGTTTTTATTGAGCTTCTATGGTAGAGGAATTAATTTTGTGGATCTAATGCTTTTAAAAAAGACAGATTTACATAAAGGAACAATTAATTATCGTCGAAGAAAAACAGATGTAATGATCAGCTTTAAAGTAAATATATTTTGGGAACAAAAATTACTTGAATACGCAGCACCGTCAGATTCCATCTATCTCTTTAACATCATTAATAACGATCAAACAGACGGAAATTACATTGAAAACAGAAAGCAAAAGTATTTGAAAGTTTATGTAAATACACCATTAAAAGATATACTTTCCAAGTTAGAAATTTCGAAGAATATTACATATTATTGCGCAAGGCACTCGTTTGCAACTATTTTGAAATTCAACAATATTTCCATCGACATTATAAAAGAAGCTTTAGGACATAAAGATATAAAGTCAACAATGTCATATCTAAATACACTACCAAGTAATACATTAGACAAGATGATTGATGATGTTATAAATTTTTAG
- a CDS encoding GIY-YIG nuclease family protein produces the protein MNKIYRIFNRNTLQSYVGSTTRDVDTRFREHLQGTAKKVDTKFFKAIEHFGAQAFEIQLLEEVESTDELAEREVHYIEAFDSMRNGYNSDRGGGFRKTIYQFEIGNQEHIATYDTLQEAADAVNASRKSISNACLGYNKTCKGFVRLQTNLDTFL, from the coding sequence ATGAATAAGATATACAGAATTTTCAACAGAAATACACTTCAGTCATACGTAGGTTCTACGACAAGAGATGTTGATACTAGGTTCCGAGAGCACCTTCAAGGAACTGCAAAAAAAGTTGACACTAAGTTTTTTAAAGCAATTGAGCACTTCGGTGCTCAGGCTTTTGAAATTCAGTTATTAGAAGAGGTTGAATCAACAGATGAATTAGCTGAACGAGAAGTACATTACATTGAAGCTTTTGATTCTATGCGAAATGGTTACAATTCCGATAGAGGTGGTGGTTTCCGAAAAACTATTTACCAATTTGAGATAGGTAATCAAGAACACATTGCAACTTATGATACTCTACAAGAAGCTGCTGATGCTGTTAACGCTTCACGAAAGAGTATAAGTAACGCATGCTTAGGGTATAACAAGACCTGTAAAGGGTTTGTACGTCTTCAAACTAATTTGGACACCTTCTTGTAG